Proteins from one Porites lutea chromosome 3, jaPorLute2.1, whole genome shotgun sequence genomic window:
- the LOC140929495 gene encoding uncharacterized protein, with amino-acid sequence MAPPSHGFSQILEERQKATETGWDSLVNVCYEIRKVVGEFSFKESMVDEINVDFYAQQIVPSQELEEYVPLNSTGDGSCLYRSFSLLVAGNELKHVELRARCVIELALHSTYYLADEELVERIAAQERLLGVEGNDSGLVDADFVHEIYKTEVMKTCQLFEYASMFQIQALGAVLRRKIRSVYPETTPKVRQYFHITITPRVFEEKPPLAVLWSRVGPVENLRDFVPNHFVPLLSRNMIYLSALQENKFPCPHPTCQHTKEWFVDIGTHYSRTHRCEVNMDEVREERRIRNENAAFLKVLLNSSKVIGGQLFAVKYSLGNVTFRDISFFNAALKVAFVLLAGEKLTNFSSERYQNITVSSSNTTKVYQAWKVKSPSGRDLPEIECLRSTVEPVEEVTSSSLNNVSTYTTSVLPDLEGLHLSNTLTSQHDTCDIDSIIEQLEVILEKEWGYTELRTEQREAITYLLQGRDCFVTLPTGGGKSLIYMLPAHKFHGMTIVVSPLKSLIDDQLKVCMTHNIGASALHGDLSESERQGIYMCLKQQVCPFKILYVLPEIIEKDKTFFNILTTLYSRNKLSLFVVDEAHCVSLWGHEFRDSYVKLSELRKSFPNVSLLMLTATASKVTRDDIISMLGARNTQLVLSPMDRENIFYEVRQKNANSVDDLAALVKAEGSSLVFCLTRKECEDLSPKLEAKGIKSKCYHGGMEDGIRKHRQTLWMKNDLQCLVCTCAFGMGIDKKDVRLVVHYDIPQSMEDFYQESGRAGRDRQPSKSVVYFVPHNQVFHVRNIFGKMNVNRAYATQRLASFQKVMYYCFQRGDCRRKVMLEYFKEQCDCQSKCDVCSSEKRYLTKNVGEFARNAITCVQRVSDCPGRAKYPLTYFARILTGKKVKEEHQRLQEYGCLKTTTDEGEYLLRVLVASDVLREIPPEETARNKNAVYLTLGTKFADCLNGSCILTYRKSI; translated from the exons ACGTTTGCTATGAAATCCGTAAAGTTGTTGGAGAATTTTCGTTCAAGGAATCTATGGTTGATGAAATAAACGTGGATTTTTATGCTCAACAAATCGTCCCATCTCAGGAGCTCGAGGAGTACGTTCCGTTGAATTCAACTGGTGATGGAAGCTGCCTTTATAGATCCTTTTCTTTGTTGGTTGCTGGGAATGAGTTAAAGCACGTTGAGCTCCGTGCAAGATGTGTAATCGAGCTAGCCCTTCACTCAACATATTATTTAGCTGACGAAGAACTCGTTGAGCGAATCGCAGCACAAGAGAGACTTCTAGGTGTCGAAGGAAATGATAGTGGACTCGTAGATGCTGATTTTGTCCACGAAATTTACAAGACGGAGGTAATGAAGACCTGTCAGCTTTTTGAGTACGCGTCAATGTTCCAGATCCAAGCTTTAGGGGCTGTTTTAAGGAGGAAGATCAGGAGCGTTTATCCTGAAACGACACCAAAG GTACGACAGTATTTTCATATTACAATAACACCACGTGTCTTTGAGGAGAAACCCCCCCTGGCTGTACTGTGGAGCAGAGTGGGACCCGTGGAAAATTTGAGGGATTTTGTTCCTAATCATTTTGTTCCACTACTCTCTAGAAATATGATATACTTATCAG cactacaagaaaacaaattcccCTGTCCTCACCCAACATGCCAACATACAAAAGAATGGTTCGTGGACATTGGTACCCATTACAGTAGAACCCATAGATGTGAGGTCAATATGGATGAAGTAAGAGAGGAGAGGAGGATAAGGAATGAGAATGCTGCCTTTCTCAAAGTGCTCCTCAACTCAAGTAAAGTG ATTGGTGGGCAGTTGTTTGCAGTAAAATACTCATTGGGAAATGTGACATTTAGAGACATTTCTTTCTTCAATGCTGCCCTGAAGGTGGCATTTGTGTTGCTGGCTGGGGAAAAATTAACAAACTTCTCAAGTGAACGGTACCAGAATATTACTGTGTCATCCAGTAATACAACCAAAGTGTATCAAGCTTGGAAAGTGAAGTCACCTTCTGGTCGTGACTTACCAGAAATTGAATGTCTAAGATCCACTGTTGAACCTGTGGAGGAAGTTACATCAAGTTCTCTAAATAATGTATCCACATATACAACTTCAGTCTTACCTGATTTAGAAGGACTACATTTGTCAAACACACTGACATCACAGCATGATACATGTGATATTGACTCCATCATTGAACAGCTTGAGGTAATTTTAGAGAAGGAATGGGGTTACACTGAACTCCGAACTGAGCAAAGAGAAGCAATAACTTATCTACTTCAAGGTAGAGACTGCTTTGTCACCCTTCCAACAGGGGGAGGGAAATCACTTATTTACATGCTTCCTGCTCATAAATTTCATGGTATGACAATAGTTGTGTCACCCTTGAAATCACTTATAGATGATCAGTTGAAGGTGTGTATGACTCACAACATTGGTGCGTCAGCCTTACATGGCGATTTGTCTGAATCGGAAAGGCAAGGAATTTACATGTGCCTTAAACAACAAGTTTGTCCATTTAAAATTCTCTATGTACTTCCAGAGATCATTGAGAAGGACAAAACATTCTTCAATATTCTGACCACCCTTTACTCAAGGAACAAACTTAGTCTCTTTGTTGTTGATGAGGCGCATTGTGTAAGCCTGTGGGGACATGAGTTCAGAGATTCGTACGTGAAATTGTCAGAGCTGAGAAAGAGCTTTCCAAACGTTTCCCTTCTGATGTTGACTGCTACAGCTAGCAAGGTCACTAGGGATGATATTATTTCTATGTTAGGAGCTAGGAACACACAGTTAGTTTTGTCACCAATGGACAGGGAGAACATCTTTTATGAAGTGAGACAAAAGAATGCCAACTCGGTGGATGATTTGGCAGCCCTAGTAAAAGCTGAAGGTAGCTCTTTAGTCTTCTGTTTGACAAGAAAAGAATGTGAAGATCTTTCCCCAAAGCTTGAGGCCAAAGGAATAAAGAGCAAGTGTTACCATGGGGGCATGGAAGATGGCATTCGAAAACACAGACAAACCTTATGGATGAAAAATGATTTACAATGTCTCGTATGTACTTGTGCATTTGGCATGGGCATTGACAAGAAAGATGTGCGCCTTGTAGTTCATTATGATATACCACAGTCTATGGAGGACTTCTACCAGGAATCTGGTAGAGCAGGGAGAGATCGGCAACCTTCCAAAtctgttgtttattttgttcCGCATAATCAAGTTTTCCACGTAAGAAATATATTTGGAAAGATGAATGTTAATCGAGCTTATGCCACTCAGAGACTTGCCAGTTTTCAGAAGGTCATGTACTACTGCTTTCAAAGAGGCGATTGTCGGAGGAAAGTAATGCTGGAATACTTCAAGGAGCAATGTGATTGCCAGAGTAAGTGTGACGTATGCTCATCAGAAAAAAGGTACCTTACAAAAAATGTTGGGGAGTTTGCAAGAAATGCAATAACATGTGTACAGAGAGTTTCAGATTGCCCAGGAAGAGCTAAATATCCACTAACTTACTTTGCCCGGATATTGACAGGGAAGAAAGTGAAGGAGGAGCACCAGAGGCTACAAGAGTATGGCTGTTTGAAGACAACAACTGATGAAGGGGAGTATTTACTTCGTGTTTTAGTTGCTTCTGATGTTCTCCGAGAAATTCCCCCAGAAGAAACAGCACGGAACAAAAACGCGGTTTACCTAACACTGGGAACAAAGTTTGCAGATTGCTTGAATGGTTCCTGTATTCTTACATATAGAAAAAGCATCTAA